The segment TCAGTTATTTTTTATCCGAGTCTCACgtatcagtaaaaaaaaaattcaaaattaaatattttatttccctTCGAAATTCCCGAATTTTTAATCGTGCCCCAAATAGCACTCCTAGTTCTGAATCTGAAAGGTCGTACTCAGTTGATAAAGCATTGCATTCTTCACCAATAGAGCATGCCGTCTCACCCCACTCCCTCCCTTCCACCTGCTTCATGCGGTGCCTCAACTGGTGCGTGCTTCTTGTCCCTCGCTTACCTCTACAGTCAAAATTACTCCTCTGCCCGTTGCTCCATCGGTGTCATgcagaaaaatagcaaacgcCTGAAACCAAATTAAGCTCCTTTTCATTTCAAAAAGAAATTTAACCTCCTTTTCTTATGCCCTCGCCCTGAAGTTTTGCTGAAGAAGATGACCGGAAACGGGCGCTCGTCAGTCGCCTGCTGCAGTACTCGCTTGTGCACCACGCTCTCGGCATTCCGTTTCAACAGATCAACATACGCCGCGCAATGGAAGGGAAACCATGCCTGGTATACCATACCATCATGGCTCATTCTCTGCTACACCCAATAAACGCACACTTCTCTGGTTATGCACTGTGAGCCTGTGAATTCTACCACTGATCACTCTTTGATAGGAAAACTGGGATCAAGTAGCAAGCAAAAGTTTAATAGAAAAACAACCATATGGCTATATTTGTCAGGAAGACAATGCCAACAGGGACAACTACCTCTCCTCCTTCCCGCCATTCCCTCCCTGCCTTTCAAACTCGAAAACATTCTTTTTGGAATGGCAAAATTACCCAAAACCATCTCCAAACCAAGCAGGAATTTCTGTGTCTCGCCCGGCCGGCCTCCATCTCTCGTCGTCCAGCCGTCCAGGTCTGTTGATGTCTGTGGCTGCCTGCCCTCCGTCGGAGCAGGCAGCGCGCGTCCCCCGCAGCCATGGGCCATTGCTGCTCCAAGGGCGCCGggcaggccgccgccgccgacacgGACCCATCGGCGCCGCCGAAGGCTGAGGCGCCGAGCCATGGCACGTCCGCGAACAATGGCCAGCGGCCGTCGTCTTCGGCGCCCACCAAGCCGGCCTCGCCCGCCGCCAAGGGCACCAAGCCGGCGGCTCCCCTGGGCACGGTGCTCGGGCGGCCCATGGAGGACGTGCGCGCGACGTACTCGGTGGGAAAGGAGCTCGGGCGCGGGCAGTTCGGCGTGACGCACCTGTGCACGCACAAGGCGACGGGCGAGAAGCTGGCGTGCAAGACGATCGCGAAGCGGAAGCTGGCGAGCAAGGATGACGTGGAGGACGTGCAGCGCGAGGTGCAGATCATGCACCACCTCTCCGGCCACCACAACATCGTGGACCTCAGGGGCGCCTACGAGGACAAGCACAACGTGCACCTCGTCATGGAGCTctgcgccggcggcgagctCTTCGACCGCATCATCGCCAAGGGGCAGTACACGGAGCGCGCCGCGGCGTCTCTGCTGCGCACCATCGTGGAGATCGTGCACACCTGCCACTCCATGGGGGTGATGCACCGGGACATCAAGCCGGAGAACTTCCTGCTGCTCAGCAAGGCCGAGGACGCGCCGCTCAAGGCCACCGACTTCGGGCTCTCCGTCTTCTTCAAGGAAGGCGAGGTGTTCAGGGACATCGTCGGCAGCGCGTACTACATCGCGCCGGAGGTGCTCAAGAGGAAGTACGGGCCCGAGGCTGACATCTGGAGCGTCGGCGTCATGCTCTACATCTTCCTCGCCGGGGTGCCTCCCTTCTGGGCAGGTATGTATGCGCATGCAGCGACAAAGATTGCGCATTTCTGCGCCTTTTCAGATGGTTTCTGAGAAAAGTTAGAACAAGATATGTAACTGCACAATTGACAGAGAATGAGAATGGCATCTTCACCGCCATCCTGCGTGGGCAGATTGACCTCGCGAGCGATCCATGGCCCAACATTTCATCAGGAGCCAAGGATCTTGTCAGGAAGATGCTGAACATCAACCCCAAGGAGCGGCTTACGGCGTTCCAGGTCCTCAGTAAGTACGAAAATCCGCATATATTAAGTTAGGGACAACTGTTTACTAGACTTATTGTTCATCAGCAGTACATACGAATATATTGATCAATGTCACATGACTTGACAAATTGGCATGCATGGATTTGAACCTGTAGATCACCCGTGGATCAAAGAAGATGGAGATGCACCTGATACACCACTTGACAATGTTGTTCTCAACAGGCTCAAGCAGTTCAGGGCCATGAACCAGTTCAAGAAAGCGGCACTAAGGGTACACATTTGATAAGTTGCACATATCTATACGAGGAACAGCAGCCTACCATGCAAAGTTGAAATTTTTCCTGGACCAAATGTAGATCATAGCCGGGTGCCTATCCGAAGAGGAGATCACCGGGCTGAAGGAGATGTTCAAGAGCATCGACAAAGATAACAGCGGGACCATTACGCTTGAAGAGCTCAAGAACGGGTTGGCAAAGCAGGGAACCAAACTGTCGGACGCTGAAATTCAGCAACTGATGGAAGCAGTGAGTTTTGACAGTACAATTAAAAAAACGGTTCCATTCAAGATGAGAAGTTAAGCTGACAAGATTCTTTTTAAAACTTTCTATATAATTTCAGGCTGATGCTGATGGCAATGGGTTGATTGACTATGATGAGTTTGTCACCGCAACAGTGCATATGAACAAACTGGATAGAGAGGAGCACCTTTACACAGCATTCCAGTATTTCGACAAGGATAACAGTGGGTAAGTTGAGCACTAAAATCGACACAGCCGAGATACCTGAATTCTGGACAACAGATTTTGCAGAAGAACACATATATAATTCATTTCTCTCGCAGGTACATTacaaaagaagagcttgagcaAGCCTTGAAGGACCAAGGATTGTATGACGCCAAGGAAATCAAGGAGATCATCTCAGAAGCCGATTCTGACAATGTAAGGGACATATATTTTGCAAATTTAATTGATATAATACAGAAACAATGTGATACAAGATACGAACTACAGTATCATAAACATTGTTTATTTTAAGGGGAAACTTATACAGAAATAGGATTCAATAGACCAAAATGATTAAATTGTCATGATTAATTGTTTCTCGTATCGatggtatattttttttttggtttcttaaATCAAGAGAAACTGAAAATTACATTTGCACGTGTAGGATGGGAGGATAGATTATTCAGAGTTTGTGGCAATGATGAGGAAAGGAACAGCTGGTGCTGAGCCAACGAACCACAAGAAGAGGCGAGACCTAGTCCTATAGTGAAGCAGCAAGTGTGTAATGTGTTACATGTGTATAGCAGCAAGTGAAGCAGCAAATCTGCAGAAATGTACACAATGCAATGGAGTTACTTCTGCAATTTAGTTCATGGATGGTGGTGTCCGTTGTGCTGCCGAATGCGGGGGATTTGAATGCAATACATACTTAAGACAGTTTGGTACTTGAGATAATCACTGATGGAAAGAATGGTCGATATGCTGACAAGGAAGAGATTCTAGTTTAATTATTCCATGATAAGGTGCTTCTTGCATGTGACAGAATGAGTAAAAAAGCGAAACACATGAATTGGGAAGCATGTTCTTACTAGGAGAATTCAATTAGTAGTTTCTAGAGAAACTTCCACTTGCAGAGGAAAAAAATTGGACATAATGTTACATAATATACAGGGAATTTTTTTTGTAGCTGATGGCACAAAGTATTTAGTTTTGATAGAATCATGAAATAATACCTTTCTGCTCAAATTTGGCCGAATTTATAGACATCAGTCTTACAACCAGGACGGAATGATGACCCATCCAACAATTGAACTGCTAAAGCTACAGAAGGCTCCTGGATCATCGAGAAGAAAAGGTACATGAAAAGAAATGCATAGTGAGTCCAAATAATCTGATACATTGAGATATGTCACCAAGGCATCACCCTTTTTCCTGCCGGTTTCCTTGTCAGTATAGATCTTCACCCGAGGCTTTTTAGTCTCTGGGTCATGTATTATCAATAATCAACATTTACAGGTGCCCAATGCTTTAAAGTTCGGGAAAGAAATATAAATACCACATCACAGCTGTATACTTCCAAAACATGTTATGAATAAGACAAACAACAATAGCTATTCAAAATAAAGCAAATGTCAAAtaaatattgtaatatttttttcagtttAATTAAGGCATCAGCAGCATTTCACAAATTAATATTATATCCTTCTAAGATAACCTGTGGGCAACTGTGCCAATATCTACTATCATAAATCATGCTGCAAGTTTGGACAGCTGAGATTCactaattgcttgatttgacaGTCAAATGTATAATTGCTGAGTTGAACAGTTTGCAAAAATGAACAGCCTTGCCATGAAGAATTGAAGTTACCAAGATTCTGATAAGTCAAACTACAAAGTGTTTTACACACGATACAGACGATCAATCTCATACATTCGCAATCACTGAAACAGTACAAATACAATAGTGCCTTTCACTGCTCACTTTGTATTCAATCCGTTACCAACCCTACAGACGACTGATCTCACAGCAATTTGTTTCTACATCAGCAAATGCATAATTTTGTACAATCTTTGCTGTGCACAGCTTCTGATCAGCAATGGCAACATATACAAAATGGTATTGCTTCACTGTATATGTTGCGTACACATAGTACACCAAATTTTGGACCCCATAAAAACACAAGCCAAAAAGCATGGGCATATCCAGTTCTTTGGCAAGGCTAGATTTGGCCAACGTGCCCTCAAACAGCCAGGCGCCAGTTTCGTCACATCCCTCGAACTTGGCTGGTCTCCTGAAGATCTAGATGGTGCTGATATCAACTTTGCTCTTAATAATTTGGAAGGCAGGGGTAGCCCAGCTGCCGCAGTTGCACTGTATTCCTGACCAGCTGAAGTATCCTAACCGTGCTCCACAGTGGATGCATGATAGCTTCCCCTCCAAAGCATCATCTTCTACTGCAAGATGAACAAAGGCACATGTGAAAACATGTAGGGGTAGTTGAAAATACAAGGCAGAGCCATGTAGGTATTTCATGATCCACATGAAGTTATGTATAACAATGCAAGATACTCCAAGAGAAAGATTACAACATCAGCCTACCTGGAGTCATCCACTTCAGTGGCTCAACAAATAAAGACGAGCAATCTTGTTCCTTGTGGTTGTATGGATGACCACTCTTCCTTCGGTTCCAATCAAAGCAAGATTCACCCTCACCAGGAACATGACTGACAACATTGTCCTGCCCAGCAATAATTCTCCTGCATTTCCTGCAGCGGTAAGCTGTTTTATGTTGCTTTGAAGGATCTTGACAAGAGCCAGATTGTGGAGAAAGGCCAGGGTCATCTTCAAACATATAGCTGCCTATCTTCTCCCCAAACTTGTACGACTGACCTGCAAGAGGGAATAAAGGTAAGGTTAGAGAATAAATGTTTAAATGTTAAAATAAACTGAAATTCAAAGATACTTCTATTAAACCAAAATAGCAGTTTAAAGACAGTAAATGTTCTCATTATAGATGCAAAAGAATGACAATGTCTATGACgcactgaaacaaacagatttCTAAAAGAGCTGGTGCGATCGAAATTTCACATAATAAAAGATGCAGAAAGGGTGATATCATTGCGAACTGAGCAGTGATTACTAAGTACTGTTTGAATCATACAGACTAGAACTGACCAATTGGTAAAACAATATGACTACTTTCAGAAACAGATAAAGAAGATGTAAGACATTTCAACTTATTTCAGGTGCAGCTGTGATCGAAACCATACAGCACTTCCAGTGGATATATCTAAACAAGAACACTGAATGGAATATTTTACTCACAAGGAAAATTGTCAAGAAAAAATGGTAGAACAATCTGGACCATCTATTTGTCATAATCATGTTATATGACAAGGAAAAGCATGCTTTCCTTGTGGAAATGTCTGAAGAAAAATGATTGTATATGAACCAACAAATTATGCACCAATGAATTTCACAGAAAAGTAAGATATTTCATGATTTGCAGTGTCAACTAGATTCCTTTTGAAAGCATCTGGCCAATTGGCCATCGCAATCTACGCTGCATGTCCAACTAACCAGTCATTTGTGTGCTTTTGATATTTGCTTCTATGTTGCATGCGAGGTGTTTGatgtttcatatatgtttcatACTAATCTAGCTGATGATGATGCTCTCGTTTATATAGAAAGCAATCCCACGTTTGGGTTTCACGAAATGTTGAAATGCTTCACATGTTTCATTGTGCAAATTTATATGCTTTGATTGACACATGGTTAGTATGCAAAATCCAATTGTTTCGTGCAGAGATTGTATCAATCAAAGAAGAGATCACAAACTGGTGTCATGCCGGCACCAAACATCTTGCAGTCACCATAGCTTGGCTTAACGCTCAAGGATCCATCCTGTGACTCTCCCCGCAATGTGCGCTGTGTAAGCAATGTGGTTGAGGTTTTTTAGTCCGCATGTCTGAACTTTCCATCGGCTAAACTAAGCTAATCTAATTCCTCTACCGGCCAGCGTGTTTCTCGCAATGGTTGTTGTAATCTTTcccatgtattttttttttctcttcttattaCAATGATACGTATCTCTCCTGcgtattcaagaaaaaaaattgtttcgtGCAGAATATGAATTTCCATTACAACACACGGGCACTTAGCTAGTCCTATCAATACATCATCGGTACAAAATGGAAGGTGAAAAACGTACATACCGGACATGTGCAATTCTGAATATTTTCACAGTGCATCCTTGAATATTGGCAAAGATTTGTATCTTCCTTATGGAAACATGTGAAAATTTAACGCCCCCCGGTAGCTGATGCTGTTCGATTTTGTGCCTGTTATATTTTACCATCTAACGTTCCCAAAAGTGCTTAGTACACTGTAATCGCTGCAGGGCGTGAAGGTTCCTTTAGGTATTGGTTGTCAGATCAGAACCCAGAACTGAGACTTGCTGCAGGTTTTACTTACCACGGAAATCAAGCGCATAGTAGATTCAGCAGCAGCGGTTGGCATGCAGTTTGTAGCTAGTTATTGTACATACATAAGAAAAAATGGCAGATGCAACAATTCGCATAAACCTTTTGGATTGGGAGTTGCAGTTGCATAAAATGCAGTCAGCATGAAGCGATACAAATCAACAAGCGGCTCTTGTCACTATCAGTGAGAATGATATATATTTGGTTTTGATCAGGAGCATTCTGCCTGAATCAAATTAAGCATACACCATAGTTACATTCAGGACAAACATGTGTTTTCATCCATGGAATTTGCAAGTGTCGCGATCCTACAACAAGATATGAATGCTAAGCCTTCCAGATCGAGGCATTACAAGCATCACCACCAAGCTTCTTCTCGAGTAGCTTGTCTCTTCGGCGACTGCTGCTACTTCTTCTGTCTATTCTGAGCAAAGACCCACGGAAATTCTTTTTCCAGATCATCAAGTGAGTCAAGTGACTCGTTCAACGTGCTTACAAACTGATCCATGTCATCAGCTTCCTCCTCTGCTCCGTCTGTCGGTATGTCAAGAAGCGAATCGGCGAAGGCTACATCGTCATGAGCCGCACCAGGGGCCTCCGTGGACGGcagatcaggttctgcaacgGGCACCGGCGAGCAAGCTGCCGGTGGAGGACGAGGCATGAACAACTGTGCTTGCGCCGCCGGTGCTTGCTGTGGCATGTGCCAGGCACGCACCGCCGAGAGAGTCGGCAAAGGCGCCTGCTGCTGAGGTGGGGCACACGGCCGTGGTGACGCGGACGCCGGCAAGCGACCCGGCTGCACCACCGGACGGGGCCGGACAGGCGCTGGAGGCAGAGCCGAAGCAGGTGATCGTGTTACCGAGGGAGTCGACGAAGGAACCATACCGCGGTGAGGCACACACGGCCGTGGTGCTGCAAAGGACGTCGTGTAACCGGCTGGCTTCACCACCGGAGGGGTCGGGACAACAGCACCTCGCATCAGCTTGGGTGCTGCAACCGGCATCGCCAAGCAAGCTGCCGGTGCAGGCCGTGACATGAACCGTGCTTGCGCCGCCGGTGCTTGTTCTGGCATGTGGCAAGCACGTGCCACGGAGGAAGTCACCAACGGCGCCTGCTGCTGAGGTGGGGCACACCGCCGTGGTGACGCGGACGCTGGCAAGCGACCCGGCTGCACCACCGGACGGGGCCGGACAGGCGCTGGAGGCAGAGCCGAAGCAGGTGATCGTGTTACCGAGGGAGTCGACGAAGGAGCCATACCGCGAAGAGGCACACACGGCCGTGGTGGTTCGAAGGACGTCGTGCAACCGGTCGGCTGCACCACCGGAGGGGTCGGGATCGGGACAACAGCACCTCGCATCCGCTTGGGGCATGGTGGCTCGGCAACTGGTGGCGCGGCCCTCTTGGGCGCGGCCTGCGCGACGATGGGCTCCTCAGGCGCCGGTGGGGCGAAGTCGAAGACAGCAGCAGATTCTTGGCGCGCCGCGGAGTCTGGAGCAGCGTTGGGAGAAGGGTAGATCCTGCAGAGCACGCGCTCTGTGTCGCCGACGACGGCTTCCTTgaagcagcacgagcacgagtACTCCTCCATGAGCCAGTCCGTGTACTCTTTGCCCTTCTTGTAGCGGAGCTTCCTGAGCTCGCCGACCTTGACGTCCGCGCGGTCCTTGATATCGATGGTCCTCTGCGGGGTCCACGAGCCGGGGCCGGCGACGCGCACGTACCTGATGTCTTTCGCTGCCTTGGACTGCTGCCGCCTGCATGTGGTGAAGAAGAAGCGGTCGTTGGTCTTGGACGACGCGGGCCGGAACTGGCCGGCGAGGACTCCCGGCTCGCAGGCGTAGACGTCGGCGCGGTGGATGACGGGACGGATGGCCTCGTGCAGCGGCGCGCCGGCGATGAAGCGCGGCAGGTAGTAGGTGACGGCCTCCTTTGGCGACGGGGTGAAGCGGAACCCGCGCTGGAAGATCTTGTCGAGCGGCACCGCCATCTCCACAATCCTCGGAAGAAAGGGCGCGAGGAGAACGTGGCTTCGAGCGGTGACCACCGCTGCTGGGGATTTATAGCGCGTCCCTGCCAATTCGGAGATCCGAGCGCCAGTCCGACTGATTTCGTTTTCCCGAAATGGAATCGGACTCGGGGCTCGCGCAGGAAGATCTAAGTTTCCTAATCTGTCGCCATGCTTCCTAAGTTTCCTAATCCGAGTCCACACCACTGGCTAGTCGGATTGACCGTACGTGGCTCTCCTGCCAGAAATAGAATTGCAACGTCCTGCGATCCAAATATCCTAGACCTCGCGTTTCGCGTGCATGCATGTTACAAGATGCGAcggctgagctgagctgagctcgCCCACCCACGCTTGAAATACCACCCTTCAACGAATTTTGTAGCTTTGTCTAGATCGAAATGCTAACCGATGAgtcgtttgaaaaaaaaaagagacttAAATTGACTTAAGCCATCTGAATAAGATGCATGTACGAAAGTATGAAACCGATGCTTATTCATATGTGAAATTTTAAAATTCTAAGTATACATttaatccgaagatataaattttttttttttgaaacatcaaatatcacaaagatatttgagattaccaaaactagctttactagcatcaaacgtCACAAATGTTTTAATATTAATAGAGCTAAACCTATGTATAAAACAAACTCCTTCATAATTTATACATCtatgaatgaatcttgaatatcattacatatattgtctatattaaattttaaaaggagtttcttttatacatacgaagcaagcatgacaaagtataTATTAAAATTAATATGCTCATACAAAGTAAAACCATGCAACTTAGGCATGCAAAAAATCTTTATCTCGTTTATAAAAGGCATAGCATTCAAAACAACCTCCAATTTAAGAAAATTATCCCCCAATTACACATAAAACATCTTAGATACAAATTCTCGCccaattgatatcaataccAAAATAGAATCATTGAAACAAATTCTCTCCCAATTGACATTAATTTGGTAAGAATTTTAGATGACTTGCTAAAAGGATATAAATTCTCCCCCAAAATTTTTCGATGTGTCAAGAGAAAATTATCTCTGAAGCACATTAGCCATATCCCACAAAAGAAATCATTGAAAGCTAGTGTATGACCATATATAGTATGAGCTCCTCATGATATGTGCATTGCTCATAATTGAGTGAACTCAAATGCACTTATTTAATTATGAACTATGTGAGAAAATCATGCTatacaatagaaaaaaaaagtttaaagATATACCAAATGAGATTTTAAAAGAATActcattaaaattttaaaaactatcaATTAAATAACTAcaagagatatcaattgaaaatccAAAACATAATAATAGAAAAAGGTACCAATtgaaatatatgtcaattaaaataaatttaatttaaagGCAAATTAAACATGAAtccaaaattaataaaaaaacaagtgcAATAGATTAGACTTAAAGTTAAACATAGTAAAATTGTTGATattataacaatttttttatttataaaaaatatctacATATCATAAACTTACATATTCAATAAGAACATTCAAAACGGACTAAAAATTTTAAGCAAAAGAGAGACATGAAACTATGTTACCGATGCTCTGGTCATTCAGCACTTGCAGTTCCAGCCACCACCCTTCTCCTTACTTGCACAGGCAAGCCCCCTTTCATTCTGAGCGTCACGGAGAGCACGTGCTCGGGCACACCGCCGCCGGCATCCTTCTTTACGTCGACCACAAATTCTTCGAGCACGCTAGCAACGATCGACTTCATTTGCACGTACGCCATCTCCTTCCCCAGGCACATCCTCGGCCCTGCATGGAACACGGTGAACCTGAACGGGCTCTCCGGCCGGAACGCGCCGTCCTCGCCGAGCCACCGCTCCGGCTTGTACTCCGTGCAGTCCTCGCCCCATATGGCCGTGAGCCGCCCCATGGCGTACGAGCTGTACGTCACGGACCAGCCCGCGCCGACGTGCGTGCCGTCGGGCAGCGTGTCGTTCGCGGCGCACGACTGCGAGTCGATCGGCACCGGCGGGTACAGCCGCATCGACTCGGTGAGCGCGGCGTGCAGGTAGTGCATGTCGCGGAGCGCGTCCAACCCCAACGGCTCGCCGGGGCGCGTGCCGGTGGACATGCGCACCGCGCGGACCTCGTCCGCGATGCGTGCCACCACGTCCAGCCGCGACGACACAAGCCAGAAGAACCACGTCAGCGCCGAGGACGTCGTCTCGCGCCCGGCGATGAGGAAGCTGAGGACGATGTCTCTGAGGACCTCGTCGCCGTGCTCGTCGCTGGCCACGAACCTCGACAAGACGTCGTCTCTGTCTTCCACCGACGAACTCTGGCGCCGCGCACGGACAATTTCCATGGCGAACCCATGGATGTCGGCGATGGCCTTCTTCAGGCGGCGCTCAGTGCCAACGTTGAGCCATTTCTTGATCTTCCATGACACCTCGACGGGGTCCAAGAATCGTCCGACTATGAGGTCCTGCGCCTCGCCGAACGTGCGCATGAAGTCGGACTTCGCCTCCGCCAAGATCCCTCCGTCTGCAAGGCAGCACGGGTCGTGCCCGAACGCCACCATGCAGATGGTGTCGAACGCGAACCGCTCGAGCACGTCCTGCATGTCGAGGACAACGACGccggcctcgccgccggccCTGCGAAGCAGCGGGAGCAGCCTATTCGCGACCTCGGCCTGCACGACGTCCACGACGAACTTGCGGAGCGAGCGCTTGCTGAACTCGAAGCTGGCGTTCTTGCGCTGCCAGAGCCACTGCTCGCCGTCGGAGTTGAAGAGGCCGTGCCCCAGGAAGTCCTCGAGCATGGAGATGTCGTGCTCGCCCTTGGGGTAGTTGGCGAAGTTGGCGCGCAGGACGTGCTCGACGTCGGCCGGGTTGCCGGTGACGATGCCGGTCCGCATCCCAGGGATCCAGAAGCCCATCCTCAGCTCCGGGCTGCCGAGGATGAGCTCGGTCGACCAGTCGAGGAAGCGGTGGCGGTTCTGGAGGAACGCCGGGAGGTGGCCGAGGAACGGGTGCGCTTTGAGTCCATGGGTGGTGGGCTTCTTCTCGCTCAGAGTTGTTGTGAGGTGGTAGGAGATGTATAGCAGGGGAAGCAGGAGGACAAACAGGGAGAGTTCAGCGAAGGCCATTGCCATCGACTTGTGATCTTTTGGTGTTGACCAACGGATGGAGGGAGGAGTGTGCCTGTTCTGCTGGTTTATGTACACTGCATCTGCATCTCCCAATGGCAAGGTGTGCTCTGAACATCTGTGCTAAAATATTCAGAGTGTGGCATGGCCCATGGGATGCCAAGTTGTTTGACCTTGTGGACCAAGATAGGGCCTTGCATTGCAAGGCCAAGGAAGGTCAAGTTGGCACTtgtttaaataataatcccaaGAGGATAAGATATGTTTCAGTAGGAACCTTCGTATGTTAATTCTGATAATTTCAGCCAATAGTATAGCTGGGTAAACCAGTCTACAACTCTAGATGGATGTATCAGCCCATCTAAGGGAGTGAATagttcctttctttctttcttttgagagGCAAGAAACTCAAACTGAgctggaatttttttatttatatatttttaatttgggAATTTGCAAATGTATGCACCTGCTTTGAAAAATTATAGGACAGACTCACTGTGTCGCTACCGGTGTTCCTCGCGCTACCTAGGACCGGCATCTCCTTGacgtttttttttatagaaaatggACATCTCCATG is part of the Phragmites australis chromosome 12, lpPhrAust1.1, whole genome shotgun sequence genome and harbors:
- the LOC133886795 gene encoding calcium-dependent protein kinase 25-like → MGHCCSKGAGQAAAADTDPSAPPKAEAPSHGTSANNGQRPSSSAPTKPASPAAKGTKPAAPLGTVLGRPMEDVRATYSVGKELGRGQFGVTHLCTHKATGEKLACKTIAKRKLASKDDVEDVQREVQIMHHLSGHHNIVDLRGAYEDKHNVHLVMELCAGGELFDRIIAKGQYTERAAASLLRTIVEIVHTCHSMGVMHRDIKPENFLLLSKAEDAPLKATDFGLSVFFKEGEVFRDIVGSAYYIAPEVLKRKYGPEADIWSVGVMLYIFLAGVPPFWAENENGIFTAILRGQIDLASDPWPNISSGAKDLVRKMLNINPKERLTAFQVLNHPWIKEDGDAPDTPLDNVVLNRLKQFRAMNQFKKAALRIIAGCLSEEEITGLKEMFKSIDKDNSGTITLEELKNGLAKQGTKLSDAEIQQLMEAADADGNGLIDYDEFVTATVHMNKLDREEHLYTAFQYFDKDNSGYITKEELEQALKDQGLYDAKEIKEIISEADSDNDGRIDYSEFVAMMRKGTAGAEPTNHKKRRDLVL
- the LOC133887250 gene encoding probable inactive dual specificity protein phosphatase-like At4g18593, translated to MANWPDAFKRNLVDTANHEISYFSVKFIGQSYKFGEKIGSYMFEDDPGLSPQSGSCQDPSKQHKTAYRCRKCRRIIAGQDNVVSHVPGEGESCFDWNRRKSGHPYNHKEQDCSSLFVEPLKWMTPVEDDALEGKLSCIHCGARLGYFSWSGIQCNCGSWATPAFQIIKSKVDISTI
- the LOC133887012 gene encoding cytochrome P450 CYP94D108-like; translation: MAMAFAELSLFVLLLPLLYISYHLTTTLSEKKPTTHGLKAHPFLGHLPAFLQNRHRFLDWSTELILGSPELRMGFWIPGMRTGIVTGNPADVEHVLRANFANYPKGEHDISMLEDFLGHGLFNSDGEQWLWQRKNASFEFSKRSLRKFVVDVVQAEVANRLLPLLRRAGGEAGVVVLDMQDVLERFAFDTICMVAFGHDPCCLADGGILAEAKSDFMRTFGEAQDLIVGRFLDPVEVSWKIKKWLNVGTERRLKKAIADIHGFAMEIVRARRQSSSVEDRDDVLSRFVASDEHGDEVLRDIVLSFLIAGRETTSSALTWFFWLVSSRLDVVARIADEVRAVRMSTGTRPGEPLGLDALRDMHYLHAALTESMRLYPPVPIDSQSCAANDTLPDGTHVGAGWSVTYSSYAMGRLTAIWGEDCTEYKPERWLGEDGAFRPESPFRFTVFHAGPRMCLGKEMAYVQMKSIVASVLEEFVVDVKKDAGGGVPEHVLSVTLRMKGGLPVQVRRRVVAGTASAE